A stretch of Corallococcus macrosporus DNA encodes these proteins:
- a CDS encoding protein kinase domain-containing protein, translating into MSGAGRPEFYEEEVLLALDEGLLSSDEAAALREEALRLHRGPLELLKERGRLTENTLDLLRQDLVRGRTDRGSAPVEEAATLSTAVPASLAIEGVPAFPVPGWDRYEPVRFLGQGGMGQVFLAYDPLLRRNVALKFVRDGDPELARRFLSEARAQARVRHERVCEVYEVGEVRGHAFIAMRYVEGPSLGQLSNSLTLEQRVWVLCQAAEGVHAAHRVGLVHRDLKPGNILVERTEDGGFLPFVMDFGLARDWREDSTTPNAVLGTPHYMPPEQARGEGHRLDRRADVYALGATLYALLTGQPPFTGGTEKEVLAKLQSEPPPRPRLLEPDIPEDLEAVVLKCLEKERPLRYDSVRAFTDDLERFLAGEPVRARRGARYWLGKKVRKHRAALALGGTVAVVVAGALTQARLARGEVAERERLARAFTERVERIESSARYSALSRLHDTRKDREALRASMAALEADIARAGEQAVGPGEYALGRALFALDDLDGARGKLESAWTHGYREPRVAWALAQVLGHLYREQLLLDVERRAPAQREARLKELNGRYRDPALAYLRQAEGPDVPAPPSFVKALFAFYEDRPEDALALLDAPGAQAPWFYEAPLLRGDILLARSMRRWNGGDRAGSQADLALSREAYAAAVATAESQPVVHSVLGRLELAALVMELYGEGNILPHYERGLAALSRALAAAPDHARSLVLEARFHRRLAEQRTNQGGEGVEALLEKSLAALRTAEAVATPSDRVSLERALVHRLWARYLQLNGQDPREHLRLAIASFEQLRAEDRDYAFHANLGLAWQGQADAEAARGGDPVPLLDKAIAAYKMALQLSEQQPYSWINLGVAYRKRADLPNAPDAAGDLRLANSALTRALSLNPDNFGACFNGAEVAEQLARARYLKGEDVSVDLERALSLYRQGLALNAKQPALHNALGSAVFWQAELRAEEGGDTKALLDEARASFEKARELAPAQGFAFNNLGEWEVFRAELQLQKGEDPSAALRAAVDDYTEALKRLPDDADLLANLGKAWVRQATWTLSRAHDPAADLAKAEAALNRARELNPKLGNAWRYLAEATGLRARWLAQGHGAAEGGFTRAAQAFEEAMKLDPRLEYRLAAADLHGAWARWRLHEGQDATASVKRGLELADAVVAARPRWIRAREVKEGLLPGQLPTGGPPPAER; encoded by the coding sequence GTGAGCGGGGCAGGCCGTCCAGAGTTCTATGAGGAGGAGGTCCTGCTCGCGCTGGACGAGGGGCTGCTGTCCTCTGACGAGGCGGCCGCCCTGCGCGAGGAGGCCCTCCGCCTGCACCGCGGGCCCCTGGAGCTGCTGAAGGAACGGGGCCGGCTGACGGAGAACACCCTGGACCTCTTGCGGCAGGACCTGGTGCGAGGCCGCACGGACCGGGGCAGTGCCCCCGTCGAGGAGGCCGCCACGCTGTCCACGGCGGTCCCCGCCTCGCTGGCCATCGAAGGCGTGCCCGCCTTTCCGGTGCCCGGGTGGGACCGCTACGAGCCCGTGCGCTTCCTGGGGCAGGGCGGCATGGGGCAGGTGTTCCTGGCGTATGATCCGCTGCTGCGCCGCAACGTGGCCCTCAAGTTCGTGCGCGACGGGGACCCGGAGCTGGCCCGCCGCTTCCTGTCCGAGGCCCGCGCCCAGGCCCGCGTGCGCCACGAGCGCGTGTGCGAGGTCTACGAAGTGGGCGAGGTGCGCGGCCACGCCTTCATCGCCATGCGCTACGTGGAGGGCCCGTCGCTGGGGCAGCTCTCCAACTCGCTCACGCTGGAGCAGCGTGTCTGGGTGTTGTGCCAGGCCGCCGAGGGCGTGCACGCCGCGCACCGCGTGGGGCTGGTCCACCGCGACCTGAAGCCCGGCAACATCCTGGTGGAGCGCACGGAGGACGGCGGCTTCCTCCCGTTCGTGATGGACTTCGGGCTCGCGCGCGACTGGCGCGAGGACAGCACCACCCCGAACGCGGTGCTGGGCACGCCGCACTACATGCCGCCCGAGCAGGCCCGCGGTGAAGGCCACCGCCTGGACCGCCGCGCGGACGTCTACGCGCTGGGCGCGACGCTGTACGCGCTGCTCACGGGGCAGCCTCCCTTCACCGGCGGCACGGAGAAGGAGGTGCTCGCGAAGCTCCAGTCGGAGCCGCCTCCGCGCCCGCGCCTGCTGGAGCCGGACATCCCGGAGGACCTGGAGGCCGTGGTCCTCAAGTGCCTGGAGAAGGAGCGGCCGCTCCGCTATGACTCCGTGCGCGCGTTCACCGACGACCTGGAGCGCTTCCTCGCGGGAGAGCCGGTGCGGGCCCGCCGGGGCGCGCGCTACTGGCTGGGCAAGAAGGTCCGCAAGCACCGCGCGGCGCTGGCGCTGGGCGGCACGGTGGCGGTGGTGGTGGCCGGCGCGCTCACGCAGGCGCGGCTCGCGCGCGGCGAAGTGGCTGAACGCGAGCGGCTGGCCCGTGCGTTCACCGAGCGCGTGGAGCGCATCGAGTCCTCGGCGCGCTACTCCGCGCTGTCGCGCCTGCACGACACGCGCAAGGACCGCGAGGCGCTGCGCGCGAGCATGGCGGCGCTGGAGGCGGACATCGCCCGCGCGGGCGAGCAGGCGGTGGGACCCGGGGAGTACGCGCTGGGCCGCGCCCTGTTCGCGCTGGACGACCTGGACGGCGCGCGAGGGAAGCTGGAGTCCGCGTGGACGCACGGCTACCGCGAGCCGCGCGTGGCGTGGGCGCTGGCGCAGGTGCTGGGCCACCTCTACCGCGAGCAGCTGCTGCTGGACGTGGAGCGCCGTGCCCCCGCGCAGCGCGAGGCCCGGCTCAAGGAGCTGAACGGGCGCTACCGCGACCCGGCGCTCGCGTACCTGCGCCAGGCGGAAGGGCCGGACGTCCCCGCGCCGCCGTCGTTCGTGAAGGCCCTGTTCGCGTTCTACGAGGACCGGCCGGAGGACGCGCTCGCGCTGCTGGACGCGCCGGGCGCGCAGGCGCCGTGGTTCTACGAAGCGCCGCTGTTGCGCGGGGACATCCTGCTGGCGCGCTCCATGCGCCGCTGGAACGGCGGGGACCGCGCGGGTTCGCAGGCGGACCTGGCGCTGAGCCGTGAGGCCTACGCCGCCGCGGTCGCCACGGCGGAGAGCCAGCCGGTGGTGCACTCGGTGCTGGGGCGGCTGGAGCTGGCCGCGCTGGTGATGGAGCTGTACGGCGAGGGGAACATCCTGCCGCACTACGAGCGGGGCCTGGCGGCGCTGTCGCGTGCGCTCGCCGCCGCGCCGGACCACGCCCGTTCGCTGGTGCTGGAGGCGCGCTTCCATCGCCGGCTGGCGGAGCAGCGCACGAACCAGGGCGGCGAGGGCGTGGAGGCGCTGCTGGAGAAGTCCCTGGCCGCGCTGCGCACCGCGGAGGCCGTGGCCACGCCGAGCGATCGTGTCTCGTTGGAGCGCGCCCTCGTGCACCGGCTGTGGGCGCGCTACCTGCAGCTGAACGGGCAGGATCCGCGCGAACATCTGAGGCTGGCGATTGCTTCGTTCGAGCAGCTGCGCGCCGAGGACCGCGACTACGCGTTCCACGCCAACCTGGGCCTCGCGTGGCAGGGGCAGGCGGACGCGGAGGCGGCGCGCGGGGGAGATCCGGTGCCGCTCCTGGACAAGGCCATCGCCGCGTACAAGATGGCGCTCCAGCTGAGCGAGCAACAGCCGTACTCGTGGATCAACCTGGGCGTCGCGTACCGCAAGCGGGCGGACCTGCCGAACGCGCCGGATGCGGCGGGGGACCTGCGCCTTGCGAACAGCGCGCTGACGCGGGCCCTGTCGCTGAACCCGGACAACTTCGGCGCGTGCTTCAACGGCGCGGAGGTGGCGGAGCAGCTCGCGCGCGCCCGCTACCTGAAGGGCGAGGACGTGAGCGTGGACCTGGAGCGGGCCCTGTCGCTGTACCGGCAGGGATTGGCGCTCAACGCGAAGCAGCCCGCGCTCCACAACGCGCTGGGCTCCGCGGTGTTCTGGCAGGCGGAGCTGCGCGCGGAGGAGGGCGGCGACACGAAGGCCCTGCTCGACGAGGCGAGGGCGTCCTTCGAGAAGGCCCGGGAGCTGGCGCCCGCGCAGGGCTTCGCCTTCAACAACCTGGGCGAGTGGGAGGTCTTCCGCGCCGAGCTCCAGCTTCAGAAGGGCGAGGACCCCAGCGCCGCGCTGCGAGCCGCGGTGGACGACTACACGGAGGCGCTGAAGCGGCTGCCGGACGACGCGGACCTCCTGGCGAACCTGGGCAAGGCCTGGGTGCGCCAGGCGACGTGGACGCTGTCGCGGGCACACGACCCGGCGGCGGACCTCGCGAAGGCGGAGGCGGCGCTGAACCGGGCACGGGAGCTCAACCCCAAGCTGGGCAACGCCTGGCGCTACCTGGCGGAAGCCACGGGCCTCCGGGCGCGCTGGCTGGCGCAGGGGCATGGCGCGGCGGAGGGCGGCTTCACGCGCGCGGCGCAGGCCTTCGAGGAAGCGATGAAGCTCGACCCCAGGCTGGAGTACCGGCTCGCGGCGGCGGACCTCCACGGTGCCTGGGCGCGGTGGCGCCTGCATGAAGGGCAGGACGCGACGGCGAGCGTGAAGCGCGGACTGGAGCTGGCCGACGCGGTGGTGGCGGCCCGTCCCCGGTGGATCCGGGCTCGCGAGGTGAAGGAAGGACTGCTGCCCGGGCAGCTTCCTACGGGCGGCCCTCCACCGGCGGAGCGCTGA
- a CDS encoding DUF4215 domain-containing protein → MSAIFRGESPRMALRAGFHALALCSLFLLAGCESADPTTQPVLTSQSSSLVGDGRIQPGEQCDDGNTASGDGCSSTGTVEAGYLCNVPGNACSLASLCGNGAVNTGELCDNGGTAGNGCTATCDLSLCGNGVFNNQQYPSYAQEICDDGNRFEGDGCSRQCEVEPGFACAGTPSRCVRAGVAVFNTGVDAQNRRLPTGGVDPHWFYAGTTTGAATGTRDANDWPVEMQTARFMAAQGAQTCVYQDFLLPSTTKVSQFRLRLATFNDNQFDGARVNGVAITPVIVSQPAGQPWQKNIFREFGTNAAWRPGLNRIELCNENDGNEPNAFRYLFVDAYDDRCGDGAISPREECDDGNTTAGDGCNATCGIEPGYGCTGAPSACARTCGNGNLNPGEQCDDGNTAANDGCNASCRVESGYACPTPGQACTATCGNGAINAGEQCDDGNVFSSDGCSAACRIETGYTCSGAPSVCAPLCGNGVLNAGELCDDGNTALGDGCSNACTLELGYSCATPGQPCAKTCGNGTVDPGELCDDGNLTSGDGCATECRVEDGYACSTPSTGPSVCAQTCGNGALDANETCDDGNDNSNDGCSNGCRVEPGYSCSGAPSACVTVCGDGLRAGAEACDDGNTAVGDGCNATCAVEPGYSCPAPGNTCFKTCGNGALDAGEQCDDANAVNGDGCSTTCAVEPGYSCNGAPSACGTTCGDGIRAGTEVCDDGNLVGGDTCSPRCLLEVGQTCNASNVCEGFCDPSTQKCVAQDPGTVTPTPVITGPAANSTVTTRTPPITGTGEPGATVTVREGTTVVCTATVDANGNWTCTPTTPLAEGPHSVTATAQSPGSATSFPSTTVPFTVNTQAPVTPAPVITGPVANSTVNTGTPAITGTGTPGATVTVREGTTVLCTATVDASGNWSCTPTTALPDGAHSVTATAQTPGSSASPASTAVPFTVNTQGPGPDTEAPDTSIVKGPPSSSSNHTADFEYDSTEAGSTFECRLDGGAWGPCQDRYTVGTGDHVLEVRAVDGSGNRDETPAEYTWTVVGSRAFAGGGCSTAPDASWLALLGLMGVPGLRRRQRRTA, encoded by the coding sequence ATGAGTGCCATCTTCCGGGGAGAGTCACCCCGCATGGCCCTGCGCGCGGGCTTCCACGCGCTGGCCCTGTGTTCGCTGTTCCTCCTGGCCGGCTGCGAGTCGGCCGACCCCACCACGCAGCCCGTCCTCACGAGCCAGTCCTCGTCGCTCGTGGGAGATGGCCGGATCCAGCCCGGCGAGCAGTGTGACGACGGCAACACGGCGAGCGGCGACGGCTGTTCGTCCACCGGCACCGTGGAGGCGGGCTACCTGTGCAACGTGCCCGGCAACGCGTGCTCGCTGGCCAGCCTGTGCGGCAACGGCGCGGTGAACACCGGCGAGCTGTGTGACAACGGCGGCACGGCCGGCAACGGCTGTACGGCCACCTGTGACCTGTCGCTGTGTGGCAACGGCGTCTTCAACAACCAGCAGTACCCGTCCTACGCGCAGGAGATCTGCGACGACGGCAACCGCTTCGAGGGCGACGGGTGCAGTCGGCAGTGCGAGGTGGAGCCCGGCTTCGCCTGCGCGGGCACCCCCAGCCGCTGCGTGCGCGCGGGCGTGGCGGTGTTCAACACCGGCGTCGACGCGCAGAACCGCCGCCTGCCCACGGGCGGGGTGGATCCGCACTGGTTCTACGCCGGCACCACCACCGGCGCGGCCACCGGTACTCGCGACGCGAACGACTGGCCCGTGGAGATGCAGACCGCTCGATTCATGGCGGCCCAGGGCGCCCAGACGTGCGTGTACCAGGACTTCCTCCTCCCCTCGACGACGAAGGTCAGCCAGTTCCGCCTGCGCTTGGCGACGTTCAACGACAACCAGTTCGACGGCGCGAGAGTGAACGGCGTGGCCATCACGCCCGTCATCGTGAGCCAGCCCGCGGGCCAGCCCTGGCAGAAGAACATCTTCCGCGAGTTCGGCACCAACGCGGCCTGGCGTCCAGGCCTCAACCGCATCGAGCTGTGCAACGAGAACGACGGCAACGAGCCAAACGCCTTCCGCTACCTCTTCGTGGACGCGTACGACGACCGCTGCGGTGACGGCGCCATCTCCCCGCGCGAGGAGTGCGACGACGGCAACACCACGGCGGGCGATGGCTGCAACGCCACCTGCGGCATCGAGCCCGGCTACGGCTGCACCGGCGCGCCCAGCGCCTGCGCCAGGACGTGCGGCAACGGCAACCTGAACCCCGGCGAGCAGTGCGACGACGGCAACACCGCCGCGAACGACGGCTGCAACGCCAGCTGCCGCGTGGAGAGCGGCTACGCCTGCCCCACGCCGGGCCAGGCCTGCACGGCCACCTGCGGCAACGGTGCCATCAACGCGGGTGAGCAGTGCGACGACGGCAACGTGTTCAGCTCCGACGGCTGCTCCGCGGCGTGCCGCATCGAGACGGGCTACACCTGCTCCGGCGCCCCGTCCGTCTGCGCCCCGCTGTGCGGCAACGGCGTGCTCAACGCCGGCGAGCTGTGCGACGACGGCAACACGGCCCTGGGCGACGGCTGCTCCAACGCCTGCACCCTGGAGCTGGGCTACTCCTGCGCCACGCCGGGCCAGCCCTGCGCGAAGACGTGCGGCAACGGCACCGTCGACCCGGGCGAGCTGTGCGACGACGGCAACCTGACGTCCGGCGACGGCTGCGCCACCGAGTGCCGCGTCGAGGACGGCTACGCCTGCTCCACGCCGAGCACGGGCCCCTCCGTGTGCGCCCAGACGTGCGGCAACGGGGCGCTGGACGCGAACGAGACGTGCGACGACGGCAACGACAACTCCAACGACGGCTGCTCCAACGGCTGCCGCGTGGAGCCGGGCTACAGCTGCTCCGGCGCGCCCAGCGCCTGTGTCACCGTCTGCGGCGACGGCCTCCGCGCGGGTGCCGAGGCGTGTGACGACGGCAACACCGCGGTGGGCGACGGCTGCAACGCCACCTGCGCCGTGGAGCCGGGCTACAGCTGCCCCGCGCCCGGCAACACGTGCTTCAAGACCTGCGGCAACGGCGCGCTGGACGCCGGTGAGCAGTGTGACGACGCCAACGCCGTCAACGGCGACGGCTGCAGCACCACCTGCGCCGTGGAGCCGGGCTACAGCTGCAACGGTGCGCCCAGCGCCTGCGGCACCACGTGCGGCGACGGCATCCGCGCGGGCACGGAGGTGTGCGACGACGGCAACCTGGTGGGCGGTGACACCTGCTCGCCGCGCTGCCTGCTGGAGGTGGGCCAGACCTGCAACGCGTCCAACGTCTGCGAGGGGTTCTGCGACCCGTCCACCCAGAAGTGCGTGGCCCAGGACCCCGGCACCGTGACGCCCACGCCGGTCATCACCGGCCCGGCGGCGAACTCCACGGTGACCACCCGCACGCCTCCCATCACCGGCACCGGCGAGCCGGGCGCCACGGTGACGGTGCGCGAGGGCACCACCGTGGTCTGCACCGCCACCGTGGATGCGAACGGCAACTGGACCTGCACGCCCACGACGCCGCTGGCGGAAGGTCCGCACTCCGTGACGGCCACCGCGCAGTCGCCCGGGAGCGCCACCAGCTTCCCGTCCACCACCGTCCCCTTCACCGTGAACACCCAGGCCCCGGTGACGCCCGCTCCGGTCATCACCGGCCCGGTGGCGAACTCCACGGTGAACACCGGCACGCCCGCCATCACCGGCACCGGCACGCCGGGCGCCACGGTGACGGTGCGCGAGGGCACCACCGTGCTCTGCACCGCCACCGTGGACGCGAGCGGCAACTGGAGCTGCACGCCCACGACGGCGCTTCCGGACGGTGCGCACTCCGTGACGGCCACGGCCCAGACGCCCGGGAGCAGCGCCAGCCCCGCGTCGACCGCGGTGCCCTTCACCGTGAACACCCAGGGCCCGGGCCCGGACACCGAGGCTCCGGACACCTCCATCGTGAAGGGGCCGCCGTCCTCCTCCTCCAACCACACGGCGGACTTCGAGTACGACTCCACGGAAGCGGGCTCGACGTTCGAGTGCCGCCTCGACGGTGGCGCGTGGGGCCCCTGCCAGGACCGCTACACCGTCGGCACCGGGGACCATGTCCTGGAAGTGCGCGCGGTGGACGGCAGCGGCAACCGGGATGAGACCCCCGCGGAGTACACCTGGACGGTGGTGGGCTCGCGCGCCTTCGCGGGCGGCGGCTGCAGCACCGCGCCGGATGCGTCCTGGCTGGCCCTCCTGGGCCTGATGGGAGTGCCGGGCCTGCGCCGCCGTCAGCGCCGGACCGCTTAA
- a CDS encoding OmpA family protein has product MFARRHHLGLGGLAVLCAFSSAQAQSTIPGIELERLQLNPGMRDSLVLSTGDLLPAGQFRVGLTAHYENRPLVLVEDGDRQADVISNRVTAHISAAYSFTNWLEVGAQLPIVSQWGPETAQLGVSRPTTSALGTPWLQARVGFLSENRGGPLDLGLHLGAALPLGNKAALTRDEGFTFSPRLGLGKQLGGTFRVGADVGALVRTKTYALTPQTQPYQDEMGVELNGGVNLSAGLWGLREEILVRGTVPTQDSPSSLEALLGLRVPTADGTEVYVMGGPGFGQTPGTPRFRILAGVSFGTPPAPKGPVCIAGQPHVAAECPDLDSDGDGVKNRDDQCPTTAGLAQLQGCPDKDDDQDGIPNLADKCPAQAENKNGFQDEDGCPDDPDSDGDGIVDSKDACPKEPETFNRYKDQDGCPDVEPDRDGDGIVDRLDNCPDEPGTESNGGCKEAPVARIDTGSNSIRIMEAVFFENNKAVIQKRSNAVLDKVAAILVSHPDIEKVRVEGHTDNTGKATYNLDLSQRRAEAVVDYLVSKGVQRERLEAKGFGPTQPIADNAKADGRAKNRRVEFKIVGEAEGVQTTPASSSSPDTQKP; this is encoded by the coding sequence TTGTTCGCACGAAGGCATCACCTTGGGCTCGGAGGACTGGCCGTCCTCTGCGCCTTCAGCAGCGCCCAGGCCCAGAGCACCATCCCGGGCATCGAACTGGAGCGCCTGCAGCTCAACCCCGGCATGCGCGACAGCCTCGTGCTGTCCACCGGCGACCTGCTCCCCGCGGGGCAGTTCCGCGTCGGGCTGACCGCGCACTACGAGAACCGTCCCCTCGTCCTCGTGGAGGACGGCGACCGCCAGGCGGACGTCATCTCCAACCGCGTGACGGCGCACATCAGCGCCGCGTACTCCTTCACGAACTGGTTGGAGGTGGGCGCCCAGCTGCCCATCGTCTCCCAGTGGGGCCCGGAGACCGCCCAGCTCGGCGTGTCCCGTCCCACCACCAGCGCGCTCGGCACCCCGTGGCTCCAGGCCCGCGTGGGCTTCCTCTCCGAGAACCGGGGCGGACCCCTGGACCTCGGCCTGCACCTGGGCGCGGCGCTGCCCCTGGGCAACAAGGCCGCCCTCACCCGCGACGAGGGCTTCACCTTCTCCCCCCGCCTGGGCTTGGGCAAGCAACTGGGCGGCACCTTCCGCGTGGGCGCGGACGTGGGCGCGCTCGTGCGCACGAAGACGTACGCGCTGACGCCGCAGACGCAGCCGTACCAGGACGAGATGGGCGTGGAGCTCAACGGCGGCGTGAACCTGTCCGCCGGCCTCTGGGGCCTGCGCGAGGAAATCCTCGTGCGCGGCACCGTGCCTACGCAGGACTCGCCCAGCTCGCTGGAGGCGCTGCTGGGCCTGCGCGTCCCCACCGCTGACGGCACCGAGGTGTACGTCATGGGCGGCCCGGGCTTTGGCCAGACGCCGGGCACGCCGCGCTTCCGCATTCTCGCCGGTGTGTCCTTTGGCACGCCGCCCGCGCCCAAGGGCCCCGTCTGTATCGCGGGCCAGCCCCACGTGGCCGCCGAGTGTCCCGACCTGGACTCCGACGGCGACGGCGTGAAGAACCGCGACGACCAGTGCCCCACGACGGCGGGCCTGGCGCAGCTCCAGGGCTGCCCGGACAAGGACGACGACCAGGACGGCATCCCCAACCTGGCGGACAAGTGCCCCGCGCAGGCGGAGAACAAGAACGGCTTCCAGGACGAGGACGGCTGCCCGGACGACCCCGACTCCGACGGGGACGGCATCGTGGACTCCAAGGACGCGTGCCCCAAGGAGCCGGAGACGTTCAACCGCTACAAGGACCAGGACGGCTGCCCGGACGTGGAGCCGGACCGCGACGGTGACGGCATCGTGGACCGCCTGGACAACTGCCCCGACGAACCGGGCACCGAGTCCAACGGCGGCTGCAAGGAGGCGCCCGTCGCGCGCATCGACACCGGCAGCAACAGCATCCGGATCATGGAGGCCGTGTTCTTCGAGAACAACAAGGCCGTCATCCAGAAGCGCAGCAACGCGGTGCTGGACAAGGTCGCGGCCATCCTCGTGTCCCACCCGGACATCGAGAAGGTCCGCGTGGAGGGCCACACCGACAACACCGGCAAGGCCACGTACAACCTGGACCTGTCCCAGCGGCGCGCCGAGGCGGTGGTGGACTACCTCGTGAGCAAGGGCGTGCAGCGCGAGCGGTTGGAGGCGAAGGGCTTCGGGCCCACGCAGCCCATCGCGGACAACGCGAAGGCGGACGGCCGCGCGAAGAACCGCCGCGTCGAGTTCAAGATCGTCGGAGAGGCCGAGGGCGTGCAGACGACGCCGGCCTCCTCCTCTTCCCCCGACACCCAGAAGCCGTAA
- the rnk gene encoding nucleoside diphosphate kinase regulator yields the protein MTHDHPLIVTDTDLQRLERVVEQYGNARNAELVEQLESELARATVTASTAIPRDVVTMNSTVVFEDEAAGETREVTLVYPKDANSDEGRISILAPVGSALIGLSVGQTVEWPLPNGRTRRLRIIAVPYQPEAAGHFHL from the coding sequence ATGACCCACGACCACCCCCTCATCGTCACCGACACCGACCTCCAGCGCCTGGAGCGCGTCGTCGAACAGTACGGCAACGCCCGCAACGCGGAGCTCGTGGAGCAGCTGGAGTCCGAGCTCGCCCGCGCCACCGTCACGGCCTCCACCGCCATCCCCCGCGACGTCGTCACCATGAACAGCACCGTCGTCTTCGAGGACGAAGCGGCCGGCGAGACGCGCGAGGTGACCCTCGTCTATCCCAAGGACGCCAACAGCGACGAGGGCCGCATCTCCATCCTCGCCCCCGTGGGCAGTGCCCTCATCGGCCTGTCCGTGGGCCAGACCGTGGAGTGGCCCCTCCCCAACGGCCGCACCCGGCGCCTGCGCATCATCGCCGTGCCCTACCAGCCGGAGGCCGCCGGCCACTTCCACCTGTAG
- a CDS encoding imm11 family protein: protein MSLRYFDLADDVYVEGRWELGHPQDDQGRDLEDSWQFRIGRPSSWEGRLHIPIDIPGNALDYSHAAFGTPVVTSRVASIFERLAPNDIQLFPVSIEGQSDDFFILNAIRRVNCIDDEASEEARYWTRRNGIAEKVGTYISVWGMRIDTTRLGSARVFRPLHWEVVLVIPEDIKLALEAIGATGVQFKDVSPLG, encoded by the coding sequence ATGTCCTTGCGATATTTCGACCTCGCTGACGACGTGTACGTGGAGGGCCGCTGGGAGCTGGGGCATCCACAGGACGACCAGGGGCGGGACCTGGAGGACTCCTGGCAGTTCCGGATAGGCCGGCCGAGCTCGTGGGAAGGGCGCTTGCACATCCCCATCGACATCCCAGGCAACGCTCTCGATTACTCCCACGCGGCGTTCGGCACTCCGGTGGTCACCTCGCGGGTTGCCTCTATCTTCGAGCGGCTGGCTCCGAACGACATCCAGCTCTTCCCCGTGAGCATTGAGGGACAGTCCGATGACTTCTTCATCCTGAACGCCATCCGCCGGGTGAACTGCATCGACGACGAGGCCTCGGAGGAAGCGCGGTACTGGACGCGCCGAAACGGGATCGCGGAGAAGGTCGGAACCTACATCTCCGTCTGGGGCATGCGCATCGACACCACACGCCTTGGCAGTGCCCGGGTCTTCCGGCCCCTCCACTGGGAAGTGGTCCTCGTCATTCCCGAGGACATCAAGCTCGCGCTGGAAGCCATTGGCGCCACCGGGGTCCAGTTCAAGGACGTGTCCCCGCTGGGCTGA
- a CDS encoding AHH domain-containing protein: MPRLHIPGIPLAVVIAWLLLVGTGCAASRAVRLDTGRGPTRVHTPQRDVQPVALDEDTFVSAIASLVRTAPVPYAHVRGRLGLISVQQPGRGHLRLTDTPAEELTAAYGRWCKRKALSGDCLHLLERGATLDEDGKRTLAFSIALDSVWDETESALRGMTDREAVLSMIVTTSALYLGLWLLPEPVSKGVAATLTAALIAYLGVDTVWSLIHGWMLLADAVADARTFDEVRDAGEQYGRVMGENAARAFVMLATAALGSTAETLAAKVPTLPGSAQASLVGVAQGGFRLGAVAQVRSVAVSATGDILISLAPGAVTTGGPVDVPGPRHHIASDKFSTSTANGGPWTPRYQRIFDKAGMSLNDPENQVDVPGHRGPHPREYHERVYRRLDQATATCKTLEQCRVSLIDALRDLADEILQKGSFLNKLVTRTE; this comes from the coding sequence ATGCCACGGCTCCACATTCCGGGTATCCCTCTCGCCGTCGTCATCGCGTGGCTGCTGCTCGTCGGGACCGGCTGCGCGGCGTCGCGGGCCGTGCGGCTCGACACGGGCCGGGGACCCACCCGCGTCCACACGCCACAGCGGGACGTCCAGCCCGTGGCGCTGGATGAAGACACCTTCGTGTCCGCGATCGCGAGCCTCGTGCGCACCGCGCCTGTGCCCTACGCCCACGTGCGTGGACGCCTGGGGCTCATCTCCGTGCAGCAGCCAGGACGTGGACATCTCCGGCTCACCGATACTCCCGCTGAGGAGCTGACAGCGGCGTATGGCCGGTGGTGCAAGCGCAAGGCGCTCTCTGGTGACTGCCTCCACCTGCTGGAGCGAGGAGCCACGCTGGACGAGGACGGCAAGCGCACGCTGGCCTTCTCCATCGCGTTGGACTCGGTGTGGGACGAAACGGAGAGCGCGCTGCGCGGGATGACGGATCGCGAGGCGGTGCTCTCGATGATCGTCACGACCAGCGCCCTGTACCTGGGCTTGTGGCTGTTGCCGGAGCCGGTGTCCAAGGGGGTTGCCGCCACCCTGACGGCGGCACTCATCGCCTACCTGGGTGTCGACACGGTGTGGAGCCTCATCCACGGATGGATGCTGCTCGCGGATGCGGTGGCGGACGCCAGGACCTTTGACGAAGTCCGGGACGCGGGTGAGCAGTACGGCAGGGTGATGGGAGAGAACGCCGCGCGGGCCTTCGTCATGCTGGCCACGGCGGCACTGGGCAGCACCGCGGAGACACTGGCCGCGAAGGTGCCCACGCTGCCCGGTTCGGCGCAGGCGTCACTCGTGGGCGTGGCACAAGGAGGCTTCCGGCTGGGAGCGGTCGCGCAGGTGCGGTCCGTGGCCGTGTCCGCGACGGGTGACATCCTGATCAGCCTTGCGCCGGGTGCGGTGACGACCGGTGGACCCGTGGACGTGCCGGGACCGAGGCACCACATCGCGTCCGACAAGTTCAGCACGTCCACCGCGAACGGAGGCCCGTGGACCCCGCGCTACCAGAGGATCTTCGACAAGGCTGGGATGTCACTGAACGACCCGGAGAATCAGGTGGACGTTCCCGGCCATCGCGGCCCACATCCTCGCGAGTATCATGAAAGGGTTTATCGACGGCTTGATCAGGCAACGGCGACCTGCAAGACCCTCGAGCAATGCCGAGTATCGTTGATTGACGCGCTACGCGACCTGGCGGATGAAATCCTCCAGAAGGGCAGCTTCCTCAACAAGCTGGTGACCCGCACAGAGTGA